Sequence from the Ereboglobus luteus genome:
TCCCCAACGAAGGCTGCGTCATCACCGTCTCGCACCTCGGCTTCATCAAGCGCACCCCCGTCGTCGAATACCGCTCGCAAAAACGCGGCGGCAAAGGCGTCATCGGCACCGAGACCTACGCGGACGACTTTGTCGAACGCCTCTTCACCGCCGAGACGCACGACTACATCCTCTTCATCACGACCACCGGCCAGTGCTACGCGAAGAAAGTTTACGAAATCCCCGAGGCCGCCCGCGCCGCGAAAGGCAAGTCCGTGCACTCGTTCCTCATGCTCAAGGAAGGCGAGAAAATCGCCGCCATGCTCTGCACGCCCGACTTCGCCAACGAAAACGCCGCCAGCCGCTACCTCGTCATGGCGACCAAGCGCGGCACCATCAAGAAAACGACCCTCAGCGACTACGCCAACGCCACCCGTGAAAACGGCCTCATCGGCATCAACCTCGCCGAAGGCGACACCGTGATCGGCTGCGTGCTCACGACCGGCAAGGACGAGCTCATCCTCGTCTCGCACCAAGGCCTCGCCGTGCGCTTCCGCGAAAGCGACGCCGAGACCGGCGAAGTCCTCTTCCGCGCCACCGGCCGCGCCACCGCGGGCGTCACCGGCATGCGCTTCAAGCTCAAGAGCGACTACCTCGAAGTCATCGAAGTGGTTGACCACACCGCGAAGTTCCTTGTCGCGAGCGAAGCCGGCCTCGGCGTGCGCACCCGCTTTGAGGACTACCGCCTCATCAACCGCGGCGGCACGGGCGTGTGGGCGATCGACCTCCCTGAAAAGGTCAACCTCGCCGGCGCGTTAAGCGTCCACGACACCGACGAAGTCATGCTCCTGACGGCGAAAGGCCAAAGCATCCGCTGCCCGGTGGACACGATCCGCGAAACCAATCGCGGAGCGAAAGGAGTGAAACTCCTCACCCTCGCCGAAGGCGACACCCTCCTAAGCATCGCCAAGGTCGTCGAGTCCGAGGAAGAGCAGGAAGCCGCCAACGCGGGCGAAGCCGCCGAATAAAAGGCGAGGCGATTTCGCCGTTCCAAGCGTCAGCGACATTCCGCCAACAGCCGCATCAACCATTCGCAGTTCATCATGACGCGCTCGTCGAGCACGTCATGGATGAATCAAGCGCCGTTGGCGGGGCGAACCATCTACCACTATGGTGTGTTCGCGCCATCATTGTTCAATGCGCTTGCGTTCCCTTCGACGGGCGCAAATATGCGTGCATGCGCCACCCCATAAAAATCGGTTTAGAATTAACCATTTTTTCGCTCGCGCTCTTTGTATCTGGATGCGCATCAACGGCCATTAAACGCATATCTGCCGATCAATTTGTCCATGCGTATAAATCGATAGACTCCCCAGCTTCAATGTTCAGCTATGCATACATAGGACAAAGCAACACCAATGCATACATAGAGTATTCGCGCGTAGCATTATTTAGCAACAAATGGAAAGTTCAAATCCTCTGCACTCCTGTTTCAGAACTCCCCCAAGATTTTCTACGTCAACTTGCAAATCACAAATCTCGGGCAGTAACGACTCTGACACGTCCTCAAATGATTACTGCCAGCGATCGAAATGGACATCCTTCCGAAATGAAAATCCCCGGGGTCTTCAATCCTCAAAACACAACTTCGGATCAACCGTTGTCCGACTCCCAGTTGAAATAGATATAAAACACACTTTCATTTTATTGCTCGATTCTTGGATTTATTGCTCTTGCAAACCCTACAACTTCCCCAGCGCCAGTAGCGCGCGATGCGTTTGCACAGCGGCCTGCAGCAATGAATCCGTTGGAGGTGGTTGTGATTCTGGCGACGACGATTCGCCTTCGGTTTCTTTTTCACCCGGCTTCGCCTGCGAATCAGAGTCCGCCGCATCCGGGGCTTTTTTATCCGCGACCGTTTTTGCCTCCACCTCCGGCTCCGGCAATCCCTGATAGTCGCGCATGAGCGCCGCCTCGTCATAGCGCTTCTTGTCCGGCTGGTGATTGATCAGAGTCGAAACCGCCGCGCCTTTCGAGATCGCCTCGCATGCGCGGCGGTCGTCCTCAACGGAACCCCGCACCTTCACGTCGGCGGGCACGTTGTCGACGGCCAATGCCATGACCAGCACGCCCTGCGTGTTGTCCGGCAATCCGGCGTTGAGCGTGAACGGAACCGCTGACGACGTGTCGCGATTGATCAACACAAAACGCGCGGCCCGAGTCTCCGGGGACACCGGCGGAACAAGCGCGATTCGCAGCGCGCGCACATCGGCCACGCGCGCATCCACTCCGCGCAAATCGACAACCGCCGCCTTGTTTTCCGCGAGCACGGATTTCAGCGCGGGCAAGTCGGCGGCAGGGTTTGTCATGCGAAAATACACAAGCCCCTCGCCAAGATCCTGCGCGCCCGCCTTGTCAGCCGCACCCGACGCCGCGCAAAATCCGGCCAGCAACAGTGACAGCGCGCCGAGAAAACATTTGCACAAACGATAAAAACTCATGCGGCACAGTGTTTGCGGTTCCTTGAAATTATTCAAGGAACCAGCGTGTGGAGCGAGTAGTTCGCGCGCGATTACGCCTGGCGCATCGCGCGCTCGATTTCAGCCATTCTTTCAACCTTGGGCAGCGAGCGGGCGCCCTCGAATTCGGATTCCAGAAAAGCGCGCACAATCATCTTGGCCAGCTCGGGGCCTATCACGCGCGCGCCGAGAGTGACGATTTGCGCGTTGTTGCTCTTGCGCGCGCGCTCCGCGGAAAATGTGTCGTGCGCCTGCGCGGCGCGGATGCCCGGAACCTTGTTCGCTGTCATGGCCATGCCGATGCCCGTGCCGCACAGCAGCACGCCGCGCTCATGGCGCCCGCTTCGAATCGCCTCGGCCACGGCCAGCGCGATGTCGGGATAAAGCACGGACACGCCCTCCTCGGAGCCGACGTCCTCGACCTCGTAGCCCAGGCTTTTGATGTAGGCCTTGAGCGTGTTTTTGAGTTCCCAGGCCGCTTCGTCACAGCCGATTACCACGGATTTTTTTTCAGTCATTGTTGTTTGTTTTGGGTTTAAGGAAGTCGTTTCGTCGGTTTCGCGCTTGGGCAAGCCGTCTTTCGCCCAAGCGGGGCGCACGCGAGGCGCGCCCTACTTCATGATCATTTCCTTCACCGATTTTCCGGCGGGAATCATGGGCAGAACGTGCTCGCTGTGCGGCACGACCACGTCGAGCAAATACGGACCGTCGTGGTCGAGCATTTCCCGGATCGCATCACGCAGCTCGCTTTTCTTGATCACGCGTCGCGCCTTCACGCCGAAACCTTCCGCGATCTGCTTGAAGTTCGGATACAGGCCGCCGGTGTTTGTCGGGCTGCCGATATTGTTCACGTCGCCGAGAATCGTCTGCCCGCGGACGCTTTGATAGAAGCGGTCCTCCCACTGCGTCACCATGCCAAGGTGCTGGTTGTTCAGAATCATCACCTTGATGTTGATTTTTTCGATGGTCGCGGTGGCGAGTTCCTGAATGTTCATCGTGGTCGAGCCGTCGCCGTCGATGTCGATGACCTGCTTGTCTGGACACGCAACTTTTGCGCCGATCGCCGCGGGCAGGCCGTAACCCATCGCGCCGAGGCCGAGCGAGCTGATGTAGCGGCGCGGTTTTTCGAACGAGTAAAATTGCGCGGCCCACATCTGGTGCTGTCCGACGCCGGTCGCGAT
This genomic interval carries:
- the rpiB gene encoding ribose 5-phosphate isomerase B, with product MTEKKSVVIGCDEAAWELKNTLKAYIKSLGYEVEDVGSEEGVSVLYPDIALAVAEAIRSGRHERGVLLCGTGIGMAMTANKVPGIRAAQAHDTFSAERARKSNNAQIVTLGARVIGPELAKMIVRAFLESEFEGARSLPKVERMAEIERAMRQA